Sequence from the Tursiops truncatus isolate mTurTru1 chromosome 18, mTurTru1.mat.Y, whole genome shotgun sequence genome:
tatttattttacttattttatattggagtgtagctgattaacaatgttctgttagtttcaggtgtacgacagagtgattcagttatacatatacatgtatctattctttttcaaattcttttcccatttaggttattacaaaatattgagcaaagttccctatgctatacagtaggttcttgttggttatctatttaaaatatagcagtgtgtacatgtcaatcccaagctcccagtcTATGCCTCCCCTCAACCCtttcccccggtaaccataagtttgttctctaagtctgtgaggaGAGTGATTTTAGACATCTTTGCTAAGAAAAACTTGGTTTCTGTTGAGAAACAGCATCGAGGCAACTTAAATTACAATGAAATAAGACAATGTCACCGGATTCTCTAATTGTAAATGAGAACCACCACTAAGCTTCTCatgtttccctttttgctttggcTTCTAGGAAATTCATCTGCAGCAGTTTTTCTTTATGGTTCGAGTATTTCTAGCCTTTTTTTCCTTAGCCCTTGCATCACCTTATATAACTGTAATTTCAGTTGCTTCAATACCTTGtggaaataaaacaattaaatgcaGAACAGTACATGGAAGTGAAGGGCCTCCCTGTGTTCATCAGGGTGGAGTCTTCTGCGAAGAAAAGGGCAGTTGTTGGCCCTCCTGGGCACGATGGCCACTAGGTGGCACCAAAGCCTTCCCACAGCCCTTCTTAGCCAGGCGATTTGGCCTGAAAGCGTTTCTGTGTAAGCATTTCTGGCCATTTCTTGGACTGTGCTAACCACGTTGAGAGCTGCTCCTGTCCAGAATGCACTAGGTTTAGTTCTAGGGTCTGGGCAAAGCTGACCTAAGGGAGTCTGGCTGGCTTCTTTCAGATGTTCAACCTATGAGATCAAATAAGGTGGGGCAGCTCTGAACCAGACTAGGCCAGCTGGGGGCTGTGCATCCTCCTTGGAAGCAGCTCCACTTTCTACACCATCCAAGGCAGTGCAAGGTGGGACCCTCATCACACACGGAGAGTTTAGGGGGTGTGTTATAGGGGCGCAGGGAAGGGGCTTTTCAGCACCCCCAAGTCTTCTGGTGACTTCTGTCTGACGTGAACATCACCATTAATGTTTGCCTCTGTTATTCACTAAGAGAAATTGTCATTTAAAGCCATTTTGTATCTAGGCCTCTATGCCCAAGACTAGAAAACAGCCTTCAGTAGAAGCTGGAAGAACGTAATTCTATAACCTTTAAATTCAGGTTCTTGAACCCTCCTGAATCTATTTGTTATAATAATTGTGACAAAAGAGGTTTCCTTTGAGAATCCATTTTTATTCATGCCAATTTCTCATGTTGTTTTCTCAAGCCTCTAATCGTATCTGATCAATTGTGTTTCTAGAGAATTAAAGAGAAGCGGAATCCTACAAATCAGGAGGGGGCATTTATGTCCAGACCGGGAACGTGGTGCAACGTGGCccggggcagggtggggaaggCGACGAACCAGCTGTTCCCGCTGCTTGCGTGAAATTCAGACTTGGGGTCACTGGCCAGAACTGGTCATGACAGCGCTCTGAGGGCTCGGAAGGGAGAAGCTCTCTACTGTTTATCTGCTCTTAAAAATCTCTTCTAGGAATTCTATGTGTCTACTCAGGTGCCTCTGACCTGTTGGAATGGAGAATTCATTCATCTTCAGAAAGCCCAGTAGGGGGATAGGAAGTACCTGCATTTCTCCTGATTCACAAGGGTCTAAAGAGATCAGCCATGGGTTCAAGGGTCTTCCCAATACAAGTAAACATTTGGCCTCACCTGGAAGGTGCTAGACGGTGCAGCCCAGCAGGCTTCCATGTGACCGCTCCCCTGTCCTGGGGTCTCAGGGCTCAAGCAGCAGCCAGTGCTACAACCTACCTTGTACTCCACACATCAGCCCCTCGACCGTCGCAAAAGTCTCTTCGGTGGCTCACCACCCTCCCCCATGGGTactaccctccccctcccccatgggtGACCCAAGATGATTTCAGTAGGGCTCACTCTCCAGGTCCATTAGGGACCCCCGAGAAACATTTGATCTTTAAAGCAGATACTAGGTGGTACGTAGGGTGGGCCATGGTCAGACCGGGAGTAGTAATTTGGGGAGTCTTATGTGGAAAAGAGGCAAGTAAGGGATGGGCTGTGAACTAGACCAGGGCACTTACTaacacccccgcccccccagggCAATGTTAGGGGGAACTGCAAGGTCAAGGAGACGTTTTGTCcattaaataacaaaaaactaGGGTTAAAGTCTAGATGTCCTCCATCACAGAGCCAAatccaggagaaaaataaatttatgagacaacctcaatttttttttaattgaacaaatttattgagcacctacagtATGCCAGCATCTATCACAATAATAATCCAAAAGAGTCAGGATCTACCAGTGGGTATCAGGAGCCCTCCTGGATGAGGACAATGCTAGCGGTAGGTCAGAAAAGGGAGCGATGCCCTCAGTCGTGTCTCTGTGACTCCTCCTCAGAGTGACTGCCATCTGTGGGGAGGGGAGCATCTGAGTGTGGTCTGCGGTGggcttctctccccttctccccttgtGTTATGGCGGGCATCTTGCATTTTCTGCTTTTGAAGGGGTTTGCTGACATCTTTTGGGGTCACTCAGTTTGGTAGACTACACTGTGCTGAGGCAGGGGTCGGTGAGAAAGGACGGGGGCAGAGTGCATCAGCGCTGTGCTCTGAAGCATCTGTAGGGGGTGTGTGTGAATATTCTGAACTAAGGGCACTGGTGAGGATGAAGACAGGAGGAGCCGTCACCTGGCCGCGGGTCTACTCGTGGATGCCTCGGTGACTTTTGCTATCCTGAGCTTGTCTACTGCTCCCTGGGGCTGCGTCAGCACCCTGAGTGATTAGCGTGTTGTTTTGCATCATCAGCTACTGTCTGAGTCACATTTCCGGGCAGCAGGTGGACGGCCTTCTAGGCATCATCTCTGCAGAAAGAAGCCCCACGCTGCTCTGAGCCCTGTGGTTCTGTAGTCACCAGTGTGGCCCCTACAGTGTATTTTCTTGGTCTCGGGCACCACAGCAGCAGAGGGCTGCAACCCTCTGTTCTTTATCGTTGACCGTGGCTGAGATCTCAAATCAACGTCAGTCTAgcacaggggttggcaaactacgaCCTTTGGGCGAAATCTGACCCTCCACCCGTTCtggtaaaataattttcttggaACTCAGCCGCTcccattcatttatatatcataggctgctttcacactataatgacagagactgtatggctgGCAAAGCTGgaagtatttattatttagccctttaaaaaaatttgctcaCTCCTGGTCTAGAATTATAGaagaccatatttttttttttttttttttttttttttgcggtacgcaggcctctcactgctgtggcctctcccgttgcggagcataggctccggacgcgcaggctcagcggccatggctcacgggcccagccactccgcggcatgtgggatcctcccggaccggggcacgaacccgtgtcccctgcattggcaggcggactctcaaccactgcgccaccagggaatccccgaagaccatatttttatttacttaagtcAGAGCAGAATATTGTAATTCGGAGTCCTGGAATATGCGGGATGTTCGGGGTAGGAGGTAAGGTTCTCATTACAGGGATGGCAAAGACTTGAGGCTTCAGCTCGAGTCTGATCGTTGGTAACGGCTGCCGGGAGGACTGTGTTGAAGAGGATTCTGAAGCTGTGTCTGGGCTGGTGTGGGCGCTTCCAGAGAGGTGTAAACGGGGCCGTGAGTCATTCAGGCAGGGAGCACCAGAGTGGGACGTAAGCAAGGCAGGCAAGTCTGTGCTCTTCCCCAAAGGTATACAGCAACTAGGGACAGCTCGGCGTTGTCCCCGACGCCAGCACTTGGCACTGTAGAGGCTGGAATTGTAAACATACCCTTACTGGAGTGGGAGAGAGGTGAGATTTAAATACTGTTCACGCTGTGGCAGAAGCAGGCAATGGCGGGCAAGGCCAAGGTCAGGTTAGAGCTCCAGCTTTAATTAAGGCTCCTATGCACGCGTGCAGCAGTGTTGGTTCACGACAGCATTCTGTGTAAAGCTTCCCGCTTGGAGAAGAGGGGAGTGCATTTATTAACCTGTGCAATCAAAATGCCAGTTAAAAGTGTTATGAAttatttaaacatgaaaaagGGTGTGTGATGATGCATGTTTACTGGAGAAAGCAGTGCAAAGTATGGTTCCTGTCATTTGCACAGATCTGTGTATGTATAGCCCTTGgattgtggttttaaaaattgaagcaaCTTAAGAGTACCCACTATGTCTAATAACCTACTATTCTGTAACTCCAAGAACGATTCTTCCTCATTGATCCAGGCAAATCTAGGTAGCGGAGTCTTCTGTAGACCCCCAACTGTTACAGTGAATGTGTTTGAAAGATGTGTGCAAATCTAGTTTTGGGAACTCAAAATCGTATTATAAATGCACTACAGTGACTCCTTTCACTGTAACGGTACCTGGAAATTCTCAGGGCCACTGCTCCCTGGTAAGGTAAACAGAGATGGAGAATCCAGTAAGGTGGAATTATGCGCACTAATCTCTCATACAAGTCACTTGGTATCTTTCTCACATTCAACGTTTTTTGGCTTTAATTGTTTTTCCTTCCCAGCATGAAAAATTGTGAAATCAACTCCAGCTGACtaggttttctttccatttcaaataATTATATGAAGCATTTAAATAAGTGCACCAAACCATATCTCAAATGGAACTGAGTattcaaaacatatattttatgccttaagtttgttgagaatttatttgcataaaaatCCCAGTATATTTCCACTGAGCCCACCACCTTGCAGGTAACGGGTGGTGTGTCAAACGTGCTAATAATGACCTCGTGAGACAGATAATTAGATTCCGGAGGACCTGGGGACGCGGGGCCGAGAACACGGGTGGCGTGCAGACCCCAGAGGGGCAGGGGCACCTGAGCCTGTGGGTCTGAAAGACAAGAGTCGGGTGTGTTCAGATGTAGAATTCCTCCTCCACGTCGTTGTCCGCGCCTCCGGCCAGCACTGAGGGTGGCAGGACGCCTCTGCCAGTCTGCTGGGCGTCGGGAGCATCGTAAGGGAGTTCTGGGGGTGACTCTGGGAGCCAGGAGGTGTCGGAAGCTGGGGAAGTGGTGACAGCTGTGgccgaggagctggaaggccCTTTGGTGAACAGAGGGAGGGCAGCCCAGGAGGCCTCTGTGGTCATGCCGCCCCCAGCGGGCAGGGGTCCTTCTCTGGAAGCCCTGCGCTCTGACCAGAGGCTGCTGCATCTTTCGGAGGGGAGCAGTGTCTCCACGGGGCTGCAGAACCTGCTGGGTGCAGAGTATGCAGAGACCACGGACAGGTCGGAGGAGGAGAGCCGCAGCCCCGTGTCCACGTCCGTCTCCTGGGCCCCCTCTAAGTCATCGATGGAGAGGAGGTGGCCGTGCCTCCGCTCCGACGCCCTCTGTCCCGGGCCGTCTGTGTTTGCAAAGAACAGTGGTTCAGCTGAGGAGGCCGGGGAGGGGTCTCCCGTGGGCAAACAAAACAGGGACTTGCTTCTCTGGAAAGgccaggggaggctgggagggctgcCGGCTGGTCTGGCCAAGTCCTGCGGCTGCCGGGTAGGCAGGCCTGTCTGGCCGAACCCCAGGTCTGAAGTGTCCATCGGGGGCTGCGGGCCGCTGCAAGGGGTCTGGCTCTGTGCAGCGGCACTCGGAGAAGGCGTGGACCCAGCTTTCTGCTCTGAGGCGTGGTGAGCTCTGCTGGGTTTAGGGCACTTCCTGCGTACCCTCTGTGCCTGCAGGGGGAAGAGGGCATATCACATCAGTGCAGGACTGGCGGTCACCGGGGACGGGGATTCCGCTGTTAACAGAACGTGAGACACATTTCCTGATGACTGGAAACTTCTGGCAATGTCTCGGCAGTAAAGCATTACCAGAAATTTCATTCTCCAAATTCTAAAGCAAAGACAGAGGTAGTGGAGCTTGGGGGAATACAGATCAGACTTCTCAGTCTGAGCAGACATCCCCAAACCCAGGGGGAGACGCAGTCCCTTGTCACGACAGGGAACGGTACGTCTTCCAGTGCACACGCAAGGATGCTCAACAGATTAGCCGCAAGCATGAGGCCTGGCTGAGCAGGAGAGGGGAGACAAGAATTACCATTCAATGCAAGAAGGTTGCTTGAAGGGTTTATCTCCCTCCAACCAAAGCCCCACTGTTTGGAAATACTACTGACGGCAGCATGGAAGGATCGGGATGGGACTTGACTCCAGTGCACGTGTGAACATCAGGACACAGCCTAGGGGTGGCCTACGATTCAGGGCAGTACATCTTCAAAGAGTGCAGGGCTATCAGGAAATCGGCATTTATTTACTTGCTCTAAGGAACTCCACGATACTCCTCTATTTTGCCTTTCAGAAACTGTATGGGAAAGGGGGCGGTTGACTACTGACTAACCCCGTGGATGCCCCACAGGGCTTGGACAAGCAGTTTCACCCTTTAACACTCCGCCCTGTCCTCCTAGTCTCCCTGACCTTCCCTGCAGCTCTGCAGGAAGCTGTTTCTGCTGCACAGAACTGGGGCTTCACTTCCGATTCTCATGCACCCCTGGGGCTGCTGCTCTCGGGTTCTCCCCCTGGTCTGGTTCACCAGACCTGCAGGCCAAAGTCTGGATTACTTACTACCCAGATAATGGATCTGGGGACAGTGGGTCTGGCTCTGCTCTGTATAGGATTACCTGATTTATGAATCCCTGCAACAAGAGGGCTGAGGGCAGTTTACTATAAGGGCTATTTCCTAGCACCCAGCAGGCTACGAGACATTGGCTCTTCCCTGGACAGGCAAGTCCCCCACCTCCCTGTTAGACAGGAACCTGGTTTTTTCATAGCCACCTGGGAAATTTTATTCAATGCAATATACACTTATTTGTACCTATTACAGGTAAAGGAGGAGACACTACAATGAGAAGGACTGTCCTCAACTACATGAACCTTATATCTCATTGACAGGGTCGGAGACAAAAAGAACTCAGACAAGGGCGTGTGAAGACAGGCACAATACTAGGCCGAAGAGCGAGAGGCCGTGCCTGCCCGCAGGAGCACAGGAGTCTTCAGTTGGAGGTGGCCATGGAGATGGGCGGCTGTCGTCCTAGTGGGTGGCACGCGTGGAGAGGATGCTGTGCTGGAGAGAGAGGCCAAGACAAACGGGCTGACTGTTGGCAGGTAAGCAAGggagttgcagggagcggggagcAAGCAGCTCGGCTTGATTACAGACCAGGTGCCTGGAAAGCAGTGCTGTAGGTCAGCTTGGGGATGGAGTCTACTATTGGTCAAGGAGACCCTGACCGTGTGGGTAAGAAATCCACAGACTTATCCTTCTGCTGGGGCCATGTTCActcattatgtttttttctatagGACCATTCCTTTCACTGATTTCTTAGATCTTTTTTGCCTAATTCCAGATATCTCTTAATCCTATAAACAGACCGACTGACTCATATTTTTTCAATCAACATTTACTGAGAGTCTTTTAAGCAGAGCTCCTCAACTTGTGTGTTTAAGCTTTGCCTGGGTTATAAAGGTGTGCTGAGGACTGATCTCTGTCACCAGCAGCCTCTCGTACCACAGAAATATTATCGTTTCCTATGTGCTCTGATGTGAAAAAGGTCTGGAGGACCAGGCACAGATAATTTTGAATAAGACACGATCTTAGCCCCCCACAATTAACAATACAACGGTCAAGTGTAATAAAGTGAGCCACAATGATAAAGTGAGCGGCGATATAATGGGGGCGTTTGGGGCACCAAGGGGGGAGGGGTTGATTTTACAGAGGGGGTGAGGCAGCACGGGGAGAGGGTAGAAAAAGCTTGCCTTGAAGTCATGACTGGACAGAATCTTGGAAGTGGAAGAGGGGTTTGTCAACTGGAGGGCAGTGGGCGTGGCATGGAAAGGCACACAGGCACAGAGGCAGCctgagcagaggctgggggcaTGAACCAAAACAAGAGGCGAGCCCTGAGAAGTGAGAGGAGCCTCATCGGGGCGTGCTGTTGTGTGCGCAAGCTCCCTCTccctctatattctttttcagattcttttccattttggttattacaagatactgagtatagttcactatgctacacagtaaatccttgttgttcatctattttatagatggtagtgtgtatctgctaatcccaaactcctcttgcctttcctctttggtaaccataagttgttttctatgacagtgagtctgtttctgttttgcaggtaagttcatttgtatcatactttagattccactcATAAcggatgtcatatgatatttgtctttctctgtctgacttagtatgataatctctaggtccatccatgttgctgcaaatggcatgatttcattcttttttatggctgagtaatattccattgtatgtatgtaccacatcttctttatccattcatctatcgatgggcacttaggttgcttccatgtcttggctattgtaaatagtgctgcaatgaacattggggtggattTATCTTTTCGAATgacggttttctctggatatatgcccaggagtgctggatcatatagtagctctatttttagttttttaaggaacctccatactgttttccatagtgactgtaccaatttacattcctgcccatggtataggagggttcccctttctccacaccctctctagcatttattatttgtagactttttgatgatggttaaTCTGACTGGtattaggtgatacctcattgtagttttgatttgcatttctctaataatgagcaatgctgaacatctttccatgtgcctgttggtcatctgtatgtcttccttggagaaatgtctctttaggtcttctgcccatttttttgattgggttgttcgttcttttgttattgagttgtatgagctgtttgtatattttggagattaatcccttgtcagttgcatcgtttgcaaatattttctcccagcctgtaggttgtcttttcgttttatgatttcctttgctgtgcaaaagcttataagtttgattaggtctcatttgtttacttttgcttttacttctattgcctttggagactgacctaagaaaacattggtatgatttatgtcagagaaagttttgcctatgttctcttctaggtgttttatggtgTCGTgtgttatatttaagtctttaagccattttgggtttatttttttgtatggtgtgagggagtttacatgcagctgtctagctttctcaacaccacttgcttttttccattgtatattcttgcctcctttgtccaaGCCTAATTGatgatatgtgtgtgggtttatttctggggtctctattctgttccattgagccatatgtctgtttttgcgccactaccatgctgttttgattactgtagctttgtagtgttgtctgaagtctgggagggttactGATCCTCTTCTTAATCCTCAGTCTCTAAttctgtgtgtgtggggtgtctTTGTCCCCGTGACCTGCTGTCTTCCTGCCCAACAGGCTCTGTACAGCATAATGAAATTCTCAAGCTGTTCTGCTAAGGGTGGTTTAAGGAGCTGAAGGTCAAGAGCAGCAATTACGGAGATTTCTGATGGTCTAAATTATAGATTCTTAAAGAATATGATGCAAAATGTTTTTAGTACAGGTTGTAAGATATGGTTCTCGTAAAGATCACACTCTACAAGGCCATTCTACTTGCATTTTATGTGCATGGGGACCTCACTGAATATGGCAAGGAAGGTGCTGAGCCAAACTCATTCCTCCTGGGGTATGACCCACTCACCAGGGCTTGCTGCTCTGTGCTCCAGTATCCCCTGAACTCCCAACCCAGCCATTCTGACTCTGTGCTGTACTGCTCTGGTTAGCGATCCATCTTCTCTGCAAGGCTCTGTGCTTCACGAGGGAGATCCTGCTCAGCACATACCCTGACCAGGACCCAATACACAGCAGGAACTTAAGCATGAATGAAGAGTCACAGCTTTGGGATGGGGTCAGGAGTGGCCTCAGAAGGCCCATGTGTACCTGGGAGGTGTGACAGCTGAGTGGCTGTTGAAGAGACAAACCAGTTTTCTCAATCATTTGAGTTTGGctaaataagagagaaaataagtcATGAGGCTCTTTAGAGAAGGAAGTCCTCAGGTACAGAGGCTGCTTCCAGTGGGGGGACAGTGTTTATTAATTAAGAGGTCTGTCTTATTTTTCCAAAGGGCTGAGTCCCTTGGGTGCCCCAGTAAGTATGTACCACCCTGTAACTTGCATGTTCAGAGTCTTATTCGAGGGGCATGCTCTGGGTGAGCATGCTTGCAGTCAGAATCTGCCTGAAAGAGGAAGCCTCTGTGAATACTGCTCCATGAGAAGCAAAAGGCCAAGGTTCTAACTTGAGGAACTGTTTGGAGACATCTGAAGCTTTCCACTGTCAGAGACAGAGTGGTGTTAAATTAGACTCAAAATCAGGAACAGCTGGCAGAGGACGCATCCTTGGTGGTTTTGCAGAGATTTTCATCACtgtgctcttatttttttttttactgcatcgTGAAGGCAGGAGTCCAGATAAATCCTAATATCTGCTTTGAAGAGAGGTGGTAGCCAGTGTTTTTCACTGGAGGGGTGCCCACGTGCACCGTAGAGGGTGGCTGCTGGGCAGGTGGGATTCCAGTTGGCACAGCATTGGCCAGTGATGATGCAGGATCCTGGGGTGGGGAGTTGGAGGAGGGCGGCTGCGAGGCTTCACAGCCCCTGCTCCCGGGGTCTGCCCAGGGCTGCTGTGCCCGTGGGATGTGCCTGCAGCAGATCTGGTGGTTTTCTCCAGCTCTGCCTGGAGGCAGAGAAGTCAGCTTCTAAAAGCAGGGTCTTGTCTGTCTGATGACAATTCACATATGCAAAGGATGGCCCTGCTTTTGGTGTCCTTCCCATGGCGATGGCTCTATTTCTGACCTTTCCTGTCTGCCTGTCTGACTTGACCAGGAACACCAGAATCTGAGAATGAACCATCAAAGATGTTTCGAGAAGCTCTTCCCCAGTGGACTTTTCCAGAGTGAAACAACACTCTGGAaaagcctccttcctcccccagctTACGGCTCTCAGGGCTGCCCCTCGGGAGCTTCTCCACGCGACAGCAGCAATATACCTTGAGgatggcttcctttgcttctctttgaAGCAGTGCGGGCTAGCTGACTCACTGGAATCCAGTAGTTCCCTCTTTGCTGTTTATGGAACTTTCTCTAAGGAACACAGTAGCATTACATCAATGACTCTGCCTAAAGGCAACCAGCCAGGGAGATCTGGTTGTGTCCCTGAAATCACCAAAAAGCTGAAATGCAGTAAGTGACCCATGAGCTTCACATGGAACTTCGAGCCTGGGCAGTTTGCAATGGAAGGAGTAAAAAGGCCTTTTTCAAGGATCAGGGTGTCTCAACAGACACATGGATAGAATTCCTAGGAAGGGTGATTCTGTCCCTGACCCAGTAAGCCTGTGCAGTGTCTCATGGGTCGATCATGGTCAGGGCATTTTCTCTCACCCTCACACCTCCTCTTTCCAAGAAAGGTCATTTCCTCCTGTTCTGTCCTGGGCAGAAACACAACCAGTGTGGCACTGTCTGTTATGCAGTGAGCCAGCAAAAGACCTTTTAACCCAGGGACTAATAAGAATTAGGGGCACTCTCAAGGAAATTGGGCAATGGGTTCACATGAGAAACCAGATTTTTGTTCTAAATAAAAGCATCGTATTTTGCTTCTCCTTTCACTGTCCTCTGGATTAGGTTTCATATACCCACTAAGAGTACTACCCCCAGAAAAAGCCTATGTtgtc
This genomic interval carries:
- the FAM124A gene encoding protein FAM124A isoform X2, which produces MSSTSSELSVEEAQDPFLVSVHIIADPGESRPLQEAIDKVLAWIHPDLQLFRVSERRASRRRRKAPKVAQPALAVVLFLQEEYGEEQILQLHRTLQRPPWRHHHTERVPSRFLPYLPCSQEFFTLAPGTPLWAIRPVHYGKEIVRFTIYCRHDNYADILKFYELILRRSPSQRKTDFCIFPIFSSLDVDIQFSLKRLPCDQTPVPTDSSVLEFRVKDIGELVPLLPNPCRPISEGRWQTEDHDGNKILLQAQRVRRKCPKPSRAHHASEQKAGSTPSPSAAAQSQTPCSGPQPPMDTSDLGFGQTGLPTRQPQDLARPAGSPPSLPWPFQRSKSLFCLPTGDPSPASSAEPLFFANTDGPGQRASERRHGHLLSIDDLEGAQETDVDTGLRLSSSDLSVVSAYSAPSRFCSPVETLLPSERCSSLWSERRASREGPLPAGGGMTTEASWAALPLFTKGPSSSSATAVTTSPASDTSWLPESPPELPYDAPDAQQTGRGVLPPSVLAGGADNDVEEEFYI